One region of Wyeomyia smithii strain HCP4-BCI-WySm-NY-G18 chromosome 3, ASM2978416v1, whole genome shotgun sequence genomic DNA includes:
- the LOC129729522 gene encoding protein son of sevenless-like isoform X1: MYVNSVTDATDYDFEKAENAAKWKGVFITSLRKVLEQVHPSLQAREDALLYVESLCLRLLAMLCAKPPPKTVADVEERIVRTFPTPIDKWALDEASETIDKSKKKKTVFPVDRVHTLLQKEVLQYKIDSSVSLFLVAVLEYISADILKLAGNYVKNIRHVEVSREDIEVAMCADKVALMDMFYQGDNSGSMAPSPLPPTPRRSLTYEEVVKELIHDEKQYQRELHMIIRVFREELVKIVKDPKELDSIFSNIMDIYEVSVTLLGSLEDVIEMSQEQTPPCIGSCFEELAEAAEFDVYAKYAADITSVQTKEALTNLLSRPEANSLMSAGHGFREAVKFYLPKLLLGPIGHAQLYLDYIKVLLQLSPSQEDKESFEQVQGLLKPLQCELQSISSLLPREYFARVNSRARRQSAIEKTRELQNSVEHWDKDVGQCCNEFIREDTLAKLSSGKRQTERKVFLFDGLLVLCKTRRQIVPGNNYEFRLKERFFMRKVEIIDRPDTEELKFAFEISPREPSSVVLIAKNAQHKNDWMADLVMLNTKSMLERILDSILLDIEKKHPLKLPSPDIYAFVVPDSPSNIVLEERDGTGVPLIKGATLTKLIERLTYHIYADPMFVRTFLTTYRSFCSPKELLKLLVERFDIPDPALVYDSTNDKDLGSDTEKFHKNSQREDWKRYKKEYVQPVQFRVLNVLRHWVDHHFYDFERDLELLDELHKFLETVRGKSMRKWVDSVLKIVKRKSESEDNHRQISFAFDLSPPAIEHHLPLNNENEFNLLMLHPLELARQLTLLEFKMYKNVKPSELVGSVWTGKDKETTSPNLLKIMHHTTNFTRWIEKSIIEAENFEERVAMASRAIEVMMVLQDLNNFNGVLSIVSAFQGAAVHRLKLTLEEIPKSYQRVLADCRELNNSHFKKYQEKLRSINPPCVPFFGMYLTNILHIEEGNPDFLPNTELINFSKRRRVAEITGEIQQYQNQPYCLKKDPSIRHFLENLDPFKGMSVTEIQNYLYEESKRIEPKNCRQPLKFPRKWPDISLKSPGIKPSSRRTIGSLNSSMTLPFGKFALPNNNDTGAEQQSPPANSSSSSVLDSAIFAPVYLNSASSCISHNQHHPYQQYPHHHHSQGSMPYYHPGQHSLSQSVVNLTSTTDQQMAPEIPRRSDSIILPSSLSSHTQYNMNNSSLSESSSNPSGSGSGKLIPSPRYPSSSMGALSSSSSVSGSTFFGILSASSSDGNANNNHSTASFKYTPTLSQNRVLANMHAEEPPNSIISASSLGVGGAAGNSNFSLSSTATTNAASILSLSDGPPVPPPPLPPQTSVPVIPSASSMSLSSASSSSTLAAAHAPAPPPSAADIPPAISPRTDKLAQPPPAPLPLRTHGGGTDFCHNISGLPNCTSPQATSSSCSSFRSNSSNPLRNQNCDFPPANTALNRSSCENSPIYPSSPKLYPLGAVGGPGCTVPDLNSSAVSPPSLSASFNSSTTVDSMILSTTVASSDFGPIPISPHVNVPNAHNIPPPMPPPLPPRVKRKDSSGESLQSSQVRQAPDAPRLPPRDISPPPLPPRHYIQSQCMHHSQKEQPLYGYGTIVCDNFKSSCLFAKDESPSSSSSSSTLTRDNLNQHNQQNVSKQRLLMLPHTSTIMMRRNSAMDRSSKETVANIASSPSLSGLSCGGAVGGSAPNTAGHVNLSPAAGGPAAKNKSVQNSPISQQPLVCGRRPSSNISPRFSPGETTPKLPPKPKQTDRTMFPYPSTN, from the exons ATGTACGTTAACAGCGTCACGGATGCGACAGATTACGACTTCGAGAAAGCAGAAAATGCAGCCAAATGGAAAGGTGTTTTCATAACATCACTGAGAAAG GTTCTAGAGCAAGTGCATCCCTCGTTGCAAGCCCGCGAGGATGCATTGCTCTATGTCGAAAGCTTATGTCTAAGGTTACTAGCGATGCTGTGTGCGAAACCACCTCCGAAGACAGTAGCG GATGTCGAGGAACGGATAGTGCGCACCTTCCCCACCCCCATCGACAAATGGGCCCTTGATGAGGCCAGTGAGACTATAGACAAATCCAAGAAAAAGAAGACGGTGTTTCCAGTAGATCGTGTGCATACATTATTGCAGAAG GAGGTGTTACAATACAAAATCGACAGTTCGGTTTCATTGTTCCTGGTTGCGGTGTTGGAGTACATTTCCGCTGATATATTGAAGCTAGCTGGAAACTATGTTAAGAACATACGACACGTCGAGGTATCCCGTGAGGATATCGAAGTCGCCATGTGCGCTGACAAGGT GGCGCTCATGGATATGTTCTATCAGGGTGACAATTCGGGCTCCATGGCACCGAGCCCGCTACCACCAACACCTCGTAGGAGTCTAACCTATGAAGAAGTCGTGAAGGAACTGATACACGACGAAAAACAATACCAGAGGGAATTACACATGATAATCCGCGTATTCCGTGAAGAGCTTGTTAAAATAGTAAAAGATCCCAAG GAACTTGATTCCATCTTCTCCAATATCATGGATATCTACGAAGTGTCAGTAACATTACTCGGATCGTTAGAAGATGTGATCGAAATGTCACAGGAACAAACTCCGCCATGCATCGGCAGTTGCTTTGAAG AGCTAGCAGAAGCGGCTGAGTTTGATGTGTACGCAAAGTACGCGGCAGATATAACATCAGTCCAGACGAAGGAAGCCTTAACTAATTTGCTGTCTAGACCCGAG GCAAACTCGTTGATGTCAGCCGGTCATGGTTTCAGAGAAGCGGTCAAATTCTACCTACCAAAATTACTTTTAGGGCCTATCGGGCATGCACAGTTATATTTAGATTATATTAAAGTTTTACTACAGCTTAGTCCATCACAGGAGGACAAGGAGAGCTTCGAACAGGTCCAGGGCCTGCTGAAACCCCTGCAGTGTGAACTGCAAAGCATATCCTCGCTACTACCCAG GGAATATTTCGCAAGAGTGAATAGTAGAGCCCGGCGTCAGTCGGCAATCGAGAAAACGCGAGAACTACAGAACAGTGTCGAACACTGGGACAAAGATGTGGGCCAGTGTTGTAACGAATTCATTAGGGAGGATACGCTTGCGAAATTAAGCTCCGGCAAGAGGCAAACCGAACGAAAAGTATTCTTATTCGACGGTCTGCTGGTACTATGCAAGACCAGACGACAAATTGTTCCTGGGAATAACTACGAATTTCGGTTGAAGGAGCGCTTTTTCATGCGCAAAGTGGAAATTATCGATCGACCGGACACGGAAGAGTTGAAATTTGCATTCGAAATATCACCGCGTGAGCCTAGTAGCGTTGTACTTATCGCCAAGAATGCGCAGCATAAAAACGACTGGATGGCAGACCTAGTGATGCTTAATACGAAATCTATGCTGGAACGCATTCTAGACAGTATTCTACTAGACATCGAAAAGAAACACCCCCTAAAATTGCCTAGTCCAGATATTTACGCATTTGTCGTTCCGGATTCGCCTTCCAATATAGTGTTAGAAGAACGGGACGGCACTGGCGTGCCTCTGATTAAGGGTGCTACTTTGACGAAATTGATAGAACGATTGACGTACCACATTTACGCCGATCCTATGTTCGTGCGAACATTCTTGACAACGTATCGATCATTTTGTTCACCGAAAGAATTGCTTAAATTGTTGGTTGAACGATTCGATATTCCGGATCCAGCTCTGGTGTACGACAGTACGAACGATAAAGACCTCGGCTCGGACACGGAGAAATTTCACAAGAATTCTCAGCGAGAGGATTGGAAGCGATACAAAAAGGAATACGTGCAGCCGGTTCAGTTTCGAGTATTGAATGTTTTGCGACATTGGGTGGATCATCACTTTTACGACTTCGAGCGAGATCTGGAGCTGCTGGATGAACTGCACAAGTTCCTAGAGACTGTACGTGGCAAATCCATGCGCAAGTGGGTGGATTCGGTGTTGAAAATTGTAAAAAGAAAG AGTGAAAGTGAGGACAATCATCGGCAGATTTCGTTTGCCTTCGATCTCAGTCCACCGGCGATAGAGCACCATCTGCCGTTGAACAATGAGAATGAGTTCAACTTGCTGATGTTGCATCCGCTGGAGTTGGCACGTCAGTTGACGTTACTGGAATTTAAGATGTACAAAAAT GTGAAACCATCAGAGCTGGTCGGCTCAGTGTGGACCGGGAAGGATAAAGAAACTACTAGTCCTAATTTATTAAAGATTATGCACCACACCACGAAT TTTACTCGCTGGATCGAAAAATCGATCATCGAAGCAGAAAATTTCGAGGAGCGTGTGGCGATGGCATCACGTGCAATAGAGGTGATGATGGTGCTGCAGGATTTAAACAACTTCAACGGCGTGTTGTCGATCGTGTCTGCTTTCCAGGGGGCCGCCGTGCACCGACTCAAGCTTACGCTAGAGGAGATTCCGAAGAGCTACCAGCGGGTGCTGGCCGATTGCCGGGAGCTGAATAATTCGCACTTCAAAAAGTATCAGGAAAAGCTGCGTTCAATAAATCCACCTTGTGTGCCATTTTTCGGAATGTATTTAACCAATATTTTACATATAGAGGAAGGGAATCCAGATTTTTTACCAAATACGGAATTAATAAACTTCTCTAAGAGAAGACGCGTAGCTGAAATTACTGGTGAAATACAGCAATATCAAAATCAACCATACTGCTTAAAAAAAGATCCTAGCATTAGG cattttctAGAAAATTTAGATCCTTTTAAAGGAATGAGTGTGACGGAAATTCAAAACTATCTCTACGAGGAAAGCAAACGGATAGAGCCAAAAAATTGTCGTCAGCCGTTGAAATTT CCTCGCAAATGGCCTGATATTTCTCTAAAATCGCCTGGTATTAAACCATCCTCGAGACGAACAATCGGCTCACTCAATTCGTCGATGACGTTGCCGTTCGGTAAATTTGCACTACCGAACAATAACGACACTGGAGCCGAGCAACAGTCACCTCCAGCCAACTCATCGTCGTCTTCCGTACTCGACTCAGCGATATTCGCTCCCGTCTACTTGAACTCTGCCTCGTCCTGTATATCACACAACCAGCATCACCCGTATCAACAGTATCCGCATCACCATCACTCCCAAGGATCAATGCCATATTACCACCCAGGGCAGCATAGTTTATCCCAATCTGTAGTTAATCTAACATCCACAACTGACCAGCAAATGGCACCGGAGATTCCCCGCCGGTCTGATAGTATTATACTGCCTTCTTCGTTATCATCCCACACGCAGTACAACATGAATAACAGCAGTTTGTCCGAATCGAGCAGCAATCCCAGCGGAAGCGGTAGTGGCAAACTGATTCCGAGCCCTCGCTACCCGTCTTCGTCAATGGGTGCCCTATCGTCGTCGTCTAGTGTCAGTGGTTCCACCTTTTTTGGCATTCTCAGCGCCTCGAGCAGTGATGGTAACGCCAACAATAATCATTCTACCGCTAGCTTTAAATACACGCCAACGCTTAGTCAGAACAGAGTACTAGCCAATATGCATGCTGAAGAGCCTCCCAATTCGATTATTTCAGCGTCCAGCCTAGGTGTTGGTGGTGCTGCAGGAAATAGTAACTTCAGCTTAAGCAGCACAGCTACGACTAATGCTGCAAGCATTTTATCCCTCAGTGATGGGCCTCCGGTACCTCCCCCACCGCTGCCACCACAGACATCAGTTCCCGTTATTCCATCAGCCTCTTCGATGTCTTTATCATCGGCCAGCTCATCGTCGACGCTGGCAGCTGCTCATGCACCGGCTCCACCACCCTCGGCAGCAGACATTCCTCCTGCGATTAGTCCACGAACAGATAAATTAGCACAGCCTCCACCAGCGCCATTACCTTTGCGAACTCATGGAGGTGGAACTGATTTTTGCCATAATATTTCCGGACTACCGAACTGTACATCACCACAAGCAACTAGTAGTAGTTGCAGTAGCTTTAGAAGTAATTCATCCAACCCTCTAAG AAACCAAAACTGTGATTTTCCCCCTGCAAACACTGCTCTAAATAGATCTTCCTGCGAAAACTCGCCCATCTATCCGTCGAGTCCGAAGTTATATCCCTTGGGAGCAGTTGGAGGTCCAGGATGCACTGTACCAGATTTGAACAGCAGTGCAGTTTCACCACCCTCGCTGTCCGCTTCTTTTAACTCATCGACTACGGTCGATTCGATGATCCTTAGCACAACGGTGGCAAGCAGCGATTTCGGTCCAATACCGATCTCACCGCACGTGAACGTACCAAATGCACACAATATTCCTCCCCCAATGCCACCTCCTCTACCTCCTAGGGTTAAACGGAAAGATTCCTCTGGGGAGTCATTACAGTCATCGCAGGTACGACAAGCGCCGGACGCGCCCAGG CTTCCCCCGAGAGATATCAGTCCCCCACCGTTACCGCCGCGTCACTATATCCAGTCTCAATGCATGCATCATTCGCAAAAGGAGCAGCCTCTATACGGCTACGGTACCATAGTTTGTGATAATTTCAAATCAAGCTGTTTGTTTGCG AAAGATGAATCCCCATCTTCATCATCGTCGTCATCCACACTAACCCGCGATAACCTAAATCAACATAACCAGCAGAATGTGAGTAAGCAACGCCTACTGATGCTACCGCATACCAGTACCATCATGATGCGTCGAAATTCCGCTATGGACCGATCATCAAAGGAAACAGTGGCTAACATAGCCTCATCGCCATCGCTTTCCGGACTATCTTGCGGCGGTGCGGTGGGCGGTAGTGCGCCTAATACCGCGGGACATGTTAATTTGTCGCCTGCTGCTGGCGGCCCGGCAGCTAAGAACAAATCCGTGCAGAACTCTCCCATTTCGCAGCAACCGCTGGTGTGCGGACGTCGGCCTAG TTCGAATATCTCGCCACGTTTTTCACCCGGAGAAACTACACCCAAATTACCTCCGAAACCAAAGCAAACAG
- the LOC129729522 gene encoding protein son of sevenless-like isoform X3, whose amino-acid sequence MYVNSVTDATDYDFEKAENAAKWKGVFITSLRKVLEQVHPSLQAREDALLYVESLCLRLLAMLCAKPPPKTVADVEERIVRTFPTPIDKWALDEASETIDKSKKKKTVFPVDRVHTLLQKEVLQYKIDSSVSLFLVAVLEYISADILKLAGNYVKNIRHVEVSREDIEVAMCADKVALMDMFYQGDNSGSMAPSPLPPTPRRSLTYEEVVKELIHDEKQYQRELHMIIRVFREELVKIVKDPKELDSIFSNIMDIYEVSVTLLGSLEDVIEMSQEQTPPCIGSCFEELAEAAEFDVYAKYAADITSVQTKEALTNLLSRPEANSLMSAGHGFREAVKFYLPKLLLGPIGHAQLYLDYIKVLLQLSPSQEDKESFEQVQGLLKPLQCELQSISSLLPREYFARVNSRARRQSAIEKTRELQNSVEHWDKDVGQCCNEFIREDTLAKLSSGKRQTERKVFLFDGLLVLCKTRRQIVPGNNYEFRLKERFFMRKVEIIDRPDTEELKFAFEISPREPSSVVLIAKNAQHKNDWMADLVMLNTKSMLERILDSILLDIEKKHPLKLPSPDIYAFVVPDSPSNIVLEERDGTGVPLIKGATLTKLIERLTYHIYADPMFVRTFLTTYRSFCSPKELLKLLVERFDIPDPALVYDSTNDKDLGSDTEKFHKNSQREDWKRYKKEYVQPVQFRVLNVLRHWVDHHFYDFERDLELLDELHKFLETVRGKSMRKWVDSVLKIVKRKSESEDNHRQISFAFDLSPPAIEHHLPLNNENEFNLLMLHPLELARQLTLLEFKMYKNVKPSELVGSVWTGKDKETTSPNLLKIMHHTTNFTRWIEKSIIEAENFEERVAMASRAIEVMMVLQDLNNFNGVLSIVSAFQGAAVHRLKLTLEEIPKSYQRVLADCRELNNSHFKKYQEKLRSINPPCVPFFGMYLTNILHIEEGNPDFLPNTELINFSKRRRVAEITGEIQQYQNQPYCLKKDPSIRHFLENLDPFKGMSVTEIQNYLYEESKRIEPKNCRQPLKFPRKWPDISLKSPGIKPSSRRTIGSLNSSMTLPFGKFALPNNNDTGAEQQSPPANSSSSSVLDSAIFAPVYLNSASSCISHNQHHPYQQYPHHHHSQGSMPYYHPGQHSLSQSVVNLTSTTDQQMAPEIPRRSDSIILPSSLSSHTQYNMNNSSLSESSSNPSGSGSGKLIPSPRYPSSSMGALSSSSSVSGSTFFGILSASSSDASSLGVGGAAGNSNFSLSSTATTNAASILSLSDGPPVPPPPLPPQTSVPVIPSASSMSLSSASSSSTLAAAHAPAPPPSAADIPPAISPRTDKLAQPPPAPLPLRTHGGGTDFCHNISGLPNCTSPQATSSSCSSFRSNSSNPLRNQNCDFPPANTALNRSSCENSPIYPSSPKLYPLGAVGGPGCTVPDLNSSAVSPPSLSASFNSSTTVDSMILSTTVASSDFGPIPISPHVNVPNAHNIPPPMPPPLPPRVKRKDSSGESLQSSQVRQAPDAPRLPPRDISPPPLPPRHYIQSQCMHHSQKEQPLYGYGTIVCDNFKSSCLFAKDESPSSSSSSSTLTRDNLNQHNQQNVSKQRLLMLPHTSTIMMRRNSAMDRSSKETVANIASSPSLSGLSCGGAVGGSAPNTAGHVNLSPAAGGPAAKNKSVQNSPISQQPLVCGRRPSSNISPRFSPGETTPKLPPKPKQTDRTMFPYPSTN is encoded by the exons ATGTACGTTAACAGCGTCACGGATGCGACAGATTACGACTTCGAGAAAGCAGAAAATGCAGCCAAATGGAAAGGTGTTTTCATAACATCACTGAGAAAG GTTCTAGAGCAAGTGCATCCCTCGTTGCAAGCCCGCGAGGATGCATTGCTCTATGTCGAAAGCTTATGTCTAAGGTTACTAGCGATGCTGTGTGCGAAACCACCTCCGAAGACAGTAGCG GATGTCGAGGAACGGATAGTGCGCACCTTCCCCACCCCCATCGACAAATGGGCCCTTGATGAGGCCAGTGAGACTATAGACAAATCCAAGAAAAAGAAGACGGTGTTTCCAGTAGATCGTGTGCATACATTATTGCAGAAG GAGGTGTTACAATACAAAATCGACAGTTCGGTTTCATTGTTCCTGGTTGCGGTGTTGGAGTACATTTCCGCTGATATATTGAAGCTAGCTGGAAACTATGTTAAGAACATACGACACGTCGAGGTATCCCGTGAGGATATCGAAGTCGCCATGTGCGCTGACAAGGT GGCGCTCATGGATATGTTCTATCAGGGTGACAATTCGGGCTCCATGGCACCGAGCCCGCTACCACCAACACCTCGTAGGAGTCTAACCTATGAAGAAGTCGTGAAGGAACTGATACACGACGAAAAACAATACCAGAGGGAATTACACATGATAATCCGCGTATTCCGTGAAGAGCTTGTTAAAATAGTAAAAGATCCCAAG GAACTTGATTCCATCTTCTCCAATATCATGGATATCTACGAAGTGTCAGTAACATTACTCGGATCGTTAGAAGATGTGATCGAAATGTCACAGGAACAAACTCCGCCATGCATCGGCAGTTGCTTTGAAG AGCTAGCAGAAGCGGCTGAGTTTGATGTGTACGCAAAGTACGCGGCAGATATAACATCAGTCCAGACGAAGGAAGCCTTAACTAATTTGCTGTCTAGACCCGAG GCAAACTCGTTGATGTCAGCCGGTCATGGTTTCAGAGAAGCGGTCAAATTCTACCTACCAAAATTACTTTTAGGGCCTATCGGGCATGCACAGTTATATTTAGATTATATTAAAGTTTTACTACAGCTTAGTCCATCACAGGAGGACAAGGAGAGCTTCGAACAGGTCCAGGGCCTGCTGAAACCCCTGCAGTGTGAACTGCAAAGCATATCCTCGCTACTACCCAG GGAATATTTCGCAAGAGTGAATAGTAGAGCCCGGCGTCAGTCGGCAATCGAGAAAACGCGAGAACTACAGAACAGTGTCGAACACTGGGACAAAGATGTGGGCCAGTGTTGTAACGAATTCATTAGGGAGGATACGCTTGCGAAATTAAGCTCCGGCAAGAGGCAAACCGAACGAAAAGTATTCTTATTCGACGGTCTGCTGGTACTATGCAAGACCAGACGACAAATTGTTCCTGGGAATAACTACGAATTTCGGTTGAAGGAGCGCTTTTTCATGCGCAAAGTGGAAATTATCGATCGACCGGACACGGAAGAGTTGAAATTTGCATTCGAAATATCACCGCGTGAGCCTAGTAGCGTTGTACTTATCGCCAAGAATGCGCAGCATAAAAACGACTGGATGGCAGACCTAGTGATGCTTAATACGAAATCTATGCTGGAACGCATTCTAGACAGTATTCTACTAGACATCGAAAAGAAACACCCCCTAAAATTGCCTAGTCCAGATATTTACGCATTTGTCGTTCCGGATTCGCCTTCCAATATAGTGTTAGAAGAACGGGACGGCACTGGCGTGCCTCTGATTAAGGGTGCTACTTTGACGAAATTGATAGAACGATTGACGTACCACATTTACGCCGATCCTATGTTCGTGCGAACATTCTTGACAACGTATCGATCATTTTGTTCACCGAAAGAATTGCTTAAATTGTTGGTTGAACGATTCGATATTCCGGATCCAGCTCTGGTGTACGACAGTACGAACGATAAAGACCTCGGCTCGGACACGGAGAAATTTCACAAGAATTCTCAGCGAGAGGATTGGAAGCGATACAAAAAGGAATACGTGCAGCCGGTTCAGTTTCGAGTATTGAATGTTTTGCGACATTGGGTGGATCATCACTTTTACGACTTCGAGCGAGATCTGGAGCTGCTGGATGAACTGCACAAGTTCCTAGAGACTGTACGTGGCAAATCCATGCGCAAGTGGGTGGATTCGGTGTTGAAAATTGTAAAAAGAAAG AGTGAAAGTGAGGACAATCATCGGCAGATTTCGTTTGCCTTCGATCTCAGTCCACCGGCGATAGAGCACCATCTGCCGTTGAACAATGAGAATGAGTTCAACTTGCTGATGTTGCATCCGCTGGAGTTGGCACGTCAGTTGACGTTACTGGAATTTAAGATGTACAAAAAT GTGAAACCATCAGAGCTGGTCGGCTCAGTGTGGACCGGGAAGGATAAAGAAACTACTAGTCCTAATTTATTAAAGATTATGCACCACACCACGAAT TTTACTCGCTGGATCGAAAAATCGATCATCGAAGCAGAAAATTTCGAGGAGCGTGTGGCGATGGCATCACGTGCAATAGAGGTGATGATGGTGCTGCAGGATTTAAACAACTTCAACGGCGTGTTGTCGATCGTGTCTGCTTTCCAGGGGGCCGCCGTGCACCGACTCAAGCTTACGCTAGAGGAGATTCCGAAGAGCTACCAGCGGGTGCTGGCCGATTGCCGGGAGCTGAATAATTCGCACTTCAAAAAGTATCAGGAAAAGCTGCGTTCAATAAATCCACCTTGTGTGCCATTTTTCGGAATGTATTTAACCAATATTTTACATATAGAGGAAGGGAATCCAGATTTTTTACCAAATACGGAATTAATAAACTTCTCTAAGAGAAGACGCGTAGCTGAAATTACTGGTGAAATACAGCAATATCAAAATCAACCATACTGCTTAAAAAAAGATCCTAGCATTAGG cattttctAGAAAATTTAGATCCTTTTAAAGGAATGAGTGTGACGGAAATTCAAAACTATCTCTACGAGGAAAGCAAACGGATAGAGCCAAAAAATTGTCGTCAGCCGTTGAAATTT CCTCGCAAATGGCCTGATATTTCTCTAAAATCGCCTGGTATTAAACCATCCTCGAGACGAACAATCGGCTCACTCAATTCGTCGATGACGTTGCCGTTCGGTAAATTTGCACTACCGAACAATAACGACACTGGAGCCGAGCAACAGTCACCTCCAGCCAACTCATCGTCGTCTTCCGTACTCGACTCAGCGATATTCGCTCCCGTCTACTTGAACTCTGCCTCGTCCTGTATATCACACAACCAGCATCACCCGTATCAACAGTATCCGCATCACCATCACTCCCAAGGATCAATGCCATATTACCACCCAGGGCAGCATAGTTTATCCCAATCTGTAGTTAATCTAACATCCACAACTGACCAGCAAATGGCACCGGAGATTCCCCGCCGGTCTGATAGTATTATACTGCCTTCTTCGTTATCATCCCACACGCAGTACAACATGAATAACAGCAGTTTGTCCGAATCGAGCAGCAATCCCAGCGGAAGCGGTAGTGGCAAACTGATTCCGAGCCCTCGCTACCCGTCTTCGTCAATGGGTGCCCTATCGTCGTCGTCTAGTGTCAGTGGTTCCACCTTTTTTGGCATTCTCAGCGCCTCGAGCAGTGATG CGTCCAGCCTAGGTGTTGGTGGTGCTGCAGGAAATAGTAACTTCAGCTTAAGCAGCACAGCTACGACTAATGCTGCAAGCATTTTATCCCTCAGTGATGGGCCTCCGGTACCTCCCCCACCGCTGCCACCACAGACATCAGTTCCCGTTATTCCATCAGCCTCTTCGATGTCTTTATCATCGGCCAGCTCATCGTCGACGCTGGCAGCTGCTCATGCACCGGCTCCACCACCCTCGGCAGCAGACATTCCTCCTGCGATTAGTCCACGAACAGATAAATTAGCACAGCCTCCACCAGCGCCATTACCTTTGCGAACTCATGGAGGTGGAACTGATTTTTGCCATAATATTTCCGGACTACCGAACTGTACATCACCACAAGCAACTAGTAGTAGTTGCAGTAGCTTTAGAAGTAATTCATCCAACCCTCTAAG AAACCAAAACTGTGATTTTCCCCCTGCAAACACTGCTCTAAATAGATCTTCCTGCGAAAACTCGCCCATCTATCCGTCGAGTCCGAAGTTATATCCCTTGGGAGCAGTTGGAGGTCCAGGATGCACTGTACCAGATTTGAACAGCAGTGCAGTTTCACCACCCTCGCTGTCCGCTTCTTTTAACTCATCGACTACGGTCGATTCGATGATCCTTAGCACAACGGTGGCAAGCAGCGATTTCGGTCCAATACCGATCTCACCGCACGTGAACGTACCAAATGCACACAATATTCCTCCCCCAATGCCACCTCCTCTACCTCCTAGGGTTAAACGGAAAGATTCCTCTGGGGAGTCATTACAGTCATCGCAGGTACGACAAGCGCCGGACGCGCCCAGG CTTCCCCCGAGAGATATCAGTCCCCCACCGTTACCGCCGCGTCACTATATCCAGTCTCAATGCATGCATCATTCGCAAAAGGAGCAGCCTCTATACGGCTACGGTACCATAGTTTGTGATAATTTCAAATCAAGCTGTTTGTTTGCG AAAGATGAATCCCCATCTTCATCATCGTCGTCATCCACACTAACCCGCGATAACCTAAATCAACATAACCAGCAGAATGTGAGTAAGCAACGCCTACTGATGCTACCGCATACCAGTACCATCATGATGCGTCGAAATTCCGCTATGGACCGATCATCAAAGGAAACAGTGGCTAACATAGCCTCATCGCCATCGCTTTCCGGACTATCTTGCGGCGGTGCGGTGGGCGGTAGTGCGCCTAATACCGCGGGACATGTTAATTTGTCGCCTGCTGCTGGCGGCCCGGCAGCTAAGAACAAATCCGTGCAGAACTCTCCCATTTCGCAGCAACCGCTGGTGTGCGGACGTCGGCCTAG TTCGAATATCTCGCCACGTTTTTCACCCGGAGAAACTACACCCAAATTACCTCCGAAACCAAAGCAAACAG